A stretch of the Rhinoderma darwinii isolate aRhiDar2 chromosome 3, aRhiDar2.hap1, whole genome shotgun sequence genome encodes the following:
- the PFKFB3 gene encoding 6-phosphofructo-2-kinase/fructose-2,6-bisphosphatase 3 isoform X4 produces the protein MVGLPARGKTYISKKLTRYLNWSGVPTKVFNVGEYRREAVKDFSSFDFFRADNQEAMRVRRHCALAALVDVKSYLTEEGGQIAVFDATNTTRERRGMIVDFAKENDFKVFFIESVCDDPSVVASNVMEVKLSSPDYKGCSSKEALDDFMKRINCYKNMYEPLDPDNHDRDLSMITVVDVGRRFLVNRVQDHIQSKIVYYLMNIHVQPRCIYLCRAGESESNVKGKIGGDSGLSQRGKKFSISLKKYIGDQNLKELKVWTSQLKRTIQTAEALNAPYEQWKALNELDGGVCEEKTYEEIKEQFPEEYALRAQDKYHYRYPSGESYQDLVQRLEPVIMELERQGNVLVICHQAVMRCLLSYFLDKSADEMPYLKCPLHSMLKLTPFAYGCHIETVTFSVDAVNTHVDRPEDCKKGPTPLMRRNSVTPLASPEPTKKARINSFEDLASALSGCASQEPSTVQAAQGMSEPEFHGQFKTCQANK, from the exons ATGGTGGGGTTACCCGCTCGTGGAAAGACCTATATTTCCAAGAAATTGACTCGTTACCTCAACTGGAGTGGAGTTCCTACAAAGG TGTTCAATGTTGGGGAGTACCGACGTGAAGCGGTTAAGGACTTCAGCTCCTTTGACTTTTTCCGTGCAGATAACCAGGAAGCCATGAGAGTCAGAAG aCACTGTGCCTTAGCTGCTTTAGTGGATGTGAAGTCTTATTTAACCGAGGAAGGTGGACAGATTGCT GTTTTTGATGCCACAAATACAACAAGAGAGAGAAGAGGAATGATTGTGGATTTTGCCAAAGAAAACGACTTCAAG gtgttttttattGAATCTGTCTGTGATGATCCTTCGGTGGTCGCCAGTAATGTAATG GAAGTTAAATTGTCCAGCCCAGATTACAAAGGCTGCTCATCAAAAGAAGCACTGGATGACTTCATGAAAAGAATAAACTGCTACAAGAACATGTATGAGCCCCTTGATCCGGACAACCATGACAG AGATCTCTCTATGATCACTGTCGTTGATGTTGGTAGAAGATTTTTGGTGAACAGAGTACAGGATCACATCCAAAGCAAGATAGTTTACTATCTCATGAATATACATGTCCAGCCCCGCTGTATATACTTATGCAGAGCTGGTGAAAGTGAGAGCAATGTCAAGGGAAAAATCGGTGGCGATTCTGGTTTATCGCAACGTGGGAAAAAG TTTTCAATTTCCCTGAAGAAATATATTGGGGACCAGAACTTAAAAGAGCTGAAAGTGTGGACCAGTCAGTTGAAGAGAACCATCCAAACTGCTGAAGCATTGAATGCCCCCTATGAGCAGTGGAAGGCTTTAAATGAGCTTGATGGG GGCGTGTGTGAAGAAAAGACTTATGAAGAGATAAAAGAACAGTTTCCAGAGGAATATGCTCTACGTGCTCAGGATAAATATCACTACCGCTACCCATCAGGAGAG TCATACCAAGATCTAGTGCAGCGCCTGGAACCTGTAATAATGGAGCTGGAGAGACAAGGGAATGTCCTGGTTATTTGTCATCAGGCGGTTATGAGATGCCTCCTGTCTTATTTTCTGGATAAATCTGCAG atgAAATGCCATATCTCAAATGTCCACTGCATTCAATGcttaaattgactccatttgcatATG GATGCCATATTGAGACGGTCACTTTCAGCGTAGATGCCGTTAATACCCATGTGGACAGACCAGAG GATTGTAAGAAAGGTCCTACTCCATTGATGAGACGCAATAGTGTCACCCCTCTTGCAAGTCCTGAACCAACCAAGAAGGCGCGGATAAACAGCTTTGAGGATCTTGCCTCTGCCCTGTCAGGCTGTGCATCTCAGGAGCCGTCTACTGTACAAGCTGCACAG GGCATGAGTGAACCTGAGTTTCACGGGCAGTTCAAGACCTGCCAAGCCAACAAGTGA
- the PFKFB3 gene encoding 6-phosphofructo-2-kinase/fructose-2,6-bisphosphatase 3 isoform X3 — MALRRVGGPQLANSPTVIVMVGLPARGKTYISKKLTRYLNWSGVPTKVFNVGEYRREAVKDFSSFDFFRADNQEAMRVRRHCALAALVDVKSYLTEEGGQIAVFDATNTTRERRGMIVDFAKENDFKVFFIESVCDDPSVVASNVMEVKLSSPDYKGCSSKEALDDFMKRINCYKNMYEPLDPDNHDRDLSMITVVDVGRRFLVNRVQDHIQSKIVYYLMNIHVQPRCIYLCRAGESESNVKGKIGGDSGLSQRGKKFSISLKKYIGDQNLKELKVWTSQLKRTIQTAEALNAPYEQWKALNELDGGVCEEKTYEEIKEQFPEEYALRAQDKYHYRYPSGESYQDLVQRLEPVIMELERQGNVLVICHQAVMRCLLSYFLDKSADEMPYLKCPLHSMLKLTPFAYGCHIETVTFSVDAVNTHVDRPEDCKKGPTPLMRRNSVTPLASPEPTKKARINSFEDLASALSGCASQEPSTVQAAQGMSEPEFHGQFKTCQANK, encoded by the exons TAGGTGGACCCCAACTTGCTAACTCTCCTACTGTGATTGTAATGGTGGGGTTACCCGCTCGTGGAAAGACCTATATTTCCAAGAAATTGACTCGTTACCTCAACTGGAGTGGAGTTCCTACAAAGG TGTTCAATGTTGGGGAGTACCGACGTGAAGCGGTTAAGGACTTCAGCTCCTTTGACTTTTTCCGTGCAGATAACCAGGAAGCCATGAGAGTCAGAAG aCACTGTGCCTTAGCTGCTTTAGTGGATGTGAAGTCTTATTTAACCGAGGAAGGTGGACAGATTGCT GTTTTTGATGCCACAAATACAACAAGAGAGAGAAGAGGAATGATTGTGGATTTTGCCAAAGAAAACGACTTCAAG gtgttttttattGAATCTGTCTGTGATGATCCTTCGGTGGTCGCCAGTAATGTAATG GAAGTTAAATTGTCCAGCCCAGATTACAAAGGCTGCTCATCAAAAGAAGCACTGGATGACTTCATGAAAAGAATAAACTGCTACAAGAACATGTATGAGCCCCTTGATCCGGACAACCATGACAG AGATCTCTCTATGATCACTGTCGTTGATGTTGGTAGAAGATTTTTGGTGAACAGAGTACAGGATCACATCCAAAGCAAGATAGTTTACTATCTCATGAATATACATGTCCAGCCCCGCTGTATATACTTATGCAGAGCTGGTGAAAGTGAGAGCAATGTCAAGGGAAAAATCGGTGGCGATTCTGGTTTATCGCAACGTGGGAAAAAG TTTTCAATTTCCCTGAAGAAATATATTGGGGACCAGAACTTAAAAGAGCTGAAAGTGTGGACCAGTCAGTTGAAGAGAACCATCCAAACTGCTGAAGCATTGAATGCCCCCTATGAGCAGTGGAAGGCTTTAAATGAGCTTGATGGG GGCGTGTGTGAAGAAAAGACTTATGAAGAGATAAAAGAACAGTTTCCAGAGGAATATGCTCTACGTGCTCAGGATAAATATCACTACCGCTACCCATCAGGAGAG TCATACCAAGATCTAGTGCAGCGCCTGGAACCTGTAATAATGGAGCTGGAGAGACAAGGGAATGTCCTGGTTATTTGTCATCAGGCGGTTATGAGATGCCTCCTGTCTTATTTTCTGGATAAATCTGCAG atgAAATGCCATATCTCAAATGTCCACTGCATTCAATGcttaaattgactccatttgcatATG GATGCCATATTGAGACGGTCACTTTCAGCGTAGATGCCGTTAATACCCATGTGGACAGACCAGAG GATTGTAAGAAAGGTCCTACTCCATTGATGAGACGCAATAGTGTCACCCCTCTTGCAAGTCCTGAACCAACCAAGAAGGCGCGGATAAACAGCTTTGAGGATCTTGCCTCTGCCCTGTCAGGCTGTGCATCTCAGGAGCCGTCTACTGTACAAGCTGCACAG GGCATGAGTGAACCTGAGTTTCACGGGCAGTTCAAGACCTGCCAAGCCAACAAGTGA
- the PFKFB3 gene encoding 6-phosphofructo-2-kinase/fructose-2,6-bisphosphatase 3 isoform X1: protein MPMELMQNRIKKIWLPREEIPEVPINVGGPQLANSPTVIVMVGLPARGKTYISKKLTRYLNWSGVPTKVFNVGEYRREAVKDFSSFDFFRADNQEAMRVRRHCALAALVDVKSYLTEEGGQIAVFDATNTTRERRGMIVDFAKENDFKVFFIESVCDDPSVVASNVMEVKLSSPDYKGCSSKEALDDFMKRINCYKNMYEPLDPDNHDRDLSMITVVDVGRRFLVNRVQDHIQSKIVYYLMNIHVQPRCIYLCRAGESESNVKGKIGGDSGLSQRGKKFSISLKKYIGDQNLKELKVWTSQLKRTIQTAEALNAPYEQWKALNELDGGVCEEKTYEEIKEQFPEEYALRAQDKYHYRYPSGESYQDLVQRLEPVIMELERQGNVLVICHQAVMRCLLSYFLDKSADEMPYLKCPLHSMLKLTPFAYGCHIETVTFSVDAVNTHVDRPEDCKKGPTPLMRRNSVTPLASPEPTKKARINSFEDLASALSGCASQEPSTVQAAQGMSEPEFHGQFKTCQANK, encoded by the exons TAGGTGGACCCCAACTTGCTAACTCTCCTACTGTGATTGTAATGGTGGGGTTACCCGCTCGTGGAAAGACCTATATTTCCAAGAAATTGACTCGTTACCTCAACTGGAGTGGAGTTCCTACAAAGG TGTTCAATGTTGGGGAGTACCGACGTGAAGCGGTTAAGGACTTCAGCTCCTTTGACTTTTTCCGTGCAGATAACCAGGAAGCCATGAGAGTCAGAAG aCACTGTGCCTTAGCTGCTTTAGTGGATGTGAAGTCTTATTTAACCGAGGAAGGTGGACAGATTGCT GTTTTTGATGCCACAAATACAACAAGAGAGAGAAGAGGAATGATTGTGGATTTTGCCAAAGAAAACGACTTCAAG gtgttttttattGAATCTGTCTGTGATGATCCTTCGGTGGTCGCCAGTAATGTAATG GAAGTTAAATTGTCCAGCCCAGATTACAAAGGCTGCTCATCAAAAGAAGCACTGGATGACTTCATGAAAAGAATAAACTGCTACAAGAACATGTATGAGCCCCTTGATCCGGACAACCATGACAG AGATCTCTCTATGATCACTGTCGTTGATGTTGGTAGAAGATTTTTGGTGAACAGAGTACAGGATCACATCCAAAGCAAGATAGTTTACTATCTCATGAATATACATGTCCAGCCCCGCTGTATATACTTATGCAGAGCTGGTGAAAGTGAGAGCAATGTCAAGGGAAAAATCGGTGGCGATTCTGGTTTATCGCAACGTGGGAAAAAG TTTTCAATTTCCCTGAAGAAATATATTGGGGACCAGAACTTAAAAGAGCTGAAAGTGTGGACCAGTCAGTTGAAGAGAACCATCCAAACTGCTGAAGCATTGAATGCCCCCTATGAGCAGTGGAAGGCTTTAAATGAGCTTGATGGG GGCGTGTGTGAAGAAAAGACTTATGAAGAGATAAAAGAACAGTTTCCAGAGGAATATGCTCTACGTGCTCAGGATAAATATCACTACCGCTACCCATCAGGAGAG TCATACCAAGATCTAGTGCAGCGCCTGGAACCTGTAATAATGGAGCTGGAGAGACAAGGGAATGTCCTGGTTATTTGTCATCAGGCGGTTATGAGATGCCTCCTGTCTTATTTTCTGGATAAATCTGCAG atgAAATGCCATATCTCAAATGTCCACTGCATTCAATGcttaaattgactccatttgcatATG GATGCCATATTGAGACGGTCACTTTCAGCGTAGATGCCGTTAATACCCATGTGGACAGACCAGAG GATTGTAAGAAAGGTCCTACTCCATTGATGAGACGCAATAGTGTCACCCCTCTTGCAAGTCCTGAACCAACCAAGAAGGCGCGGATAAACAGCTTTGAGGATCTTGCCTCTGCCCTGTCAGGCTGTGCATCTCAGGAGCCGTCTACTGTACAAGCTGCACAG GGCATGAGTGAACCTGAGTTTCACGGGCAGTTCAAGACCTGCCAAGCCAACAAGTGA
- the PFKFB3 gene encoding 6-phosphofructo-2-kinase/fructose-2,6-bisphosphatase 3 isoform X2 — MPMELMQNRIKKIWLPREEIPEVPINVGGPQLANSPTVIVMVGLPARGKTYISKKLTRYLNWSGVPTKVFNVGEYRREAVKDFSSFDFFRADNQEAMRVRRHCALAALVDVKSYLTEEGGQIAVFDATNTTRERRGMIVDFAKENDFKVFFIESVCDDPSVVASNVMEVKLSSPDYKGCSSKEALDDFMKRINCYKNMYEPLDPDNHDRDLSMITVVDVGRRFLVNRVQDHIQSKIVYYLMNIHVQPRCIYLCRAGESESNVKGKIGGDSGLSQRGKKFSISLKKYIGDQNLKELKVWTSQLKRTIQTAEALNAPYEQWKALNELDGGVCEEKTYEEIKEQFPEEYALRAQDKYHYRYPSGESYQDLVQRLEPVIMELERQGNVLVICHQAVMRCLLSYFLDKSADEMPYLKCPLHSMLKLTPFAYGCHIETVTFSVDAVNTHVDRPEDCKKGPTPLMRRNSVTPLASPEPTKKARINSFEDLASALSGCASQEPSTVQAAQPLLGKACLA, encoded by the exons TAGGTGGACCCCAACTTGCTAACTCTCCTACTGTGATTGTAATGGTGGGGTTACCCGCTCGTGGAAAGACCTATATTTCCAAGAAATTGACTCGTTACCTCAACTGGAGTGGAGTTCCTACAAAGG TGTTCAATGTTGGGGAGTACCGACGTGAAGCGGTTAAGGACTTCAGCTCCTTTGACTTTTTCCGTGCAGATAACCAGGAAGCCATGAGAGTCAGAAG aCACTGTGCCTTAGCTGCTTTAGTGGATGTGAAGTCTTATTTAACCGAGGAAGGTGGACAGATTGCT GTTTTTGATGCCACAAATACAACAAGAGAGAGAAGAGGAATGATTGTGGATTTTGCCAAAGAAAACGACTTCAAG gtgttttttattGAATCTGTCTGTGATGATCCTTCGGTGGTCGCCAGTAATGTAATG GAAGTTAAATTGTCCAGCCCAGATTACAAAGGCTGCTCATCAAAAGAAGCACTGGATGACTTCATGAAAAGAATAAACTGCTACAAGAACATGTATGAGCCCCTTGATCCGGACAACCATGACAG AGATCTCTCTATGATCACTGTCGTTGATGTTGGTAGAAGATTTTTGGTGAACAGAGTACAGGATCACATCCAAAGCAAGATAGTTTACTATCTCATGAATATACATGTCCAGCCCCGCTGTATATACTTATGCAGAGCTGGTGAAAGTGAGAGCAATGTCAAGGGAAAAATCGGTGGCGATTCTGGTTTATCGCAACGTGGGAAAAAG TTTTCAATTTCCCTGAAGAAATATATTGGGGACCAGAACTTAAAAGAGCTGAAAGTGTGGACCAGTCAGTTGAAGAGAACCATCCAAACTGCTGAAGCATTGAATGCCCCCTATGAGCAGTGGAAGGCTTTAAATGAGCTTGATGGG GGCGTGTGTGAAGAAAAGACTTATGAAGAGATAAAAGAACAGTTTCCAGAGGAATATGCTCTACGTGCTCAGGATAAATATCACTACCGCTACCCATCAGGAGAG TCATACCAAGATCTAGTGCAGCGCCTGGAACCTGTAATAATGGAGCTGGAGAGACAAGGGAATGTCCTGGTTATTTGTCATCAGGCGGTTATGAGATGCCTCCTGTCTTATTTTCTGGATAAATCTGCAG atgAAATGCCATATCTCAAATGTCCACTGCATTCAATGcttaaattgactccatttgcatATG GATGCCATATTGAGACGGTCACTTTCAGCGTAGATGCCGTTAATACCCATGTGGACAGACCAGAG GATTGTAAGAAAGGTCCTACTCCATTGATGAGACGCAATAGTGTCACCCCTCTTGCAAGTCCTGAACCAACCAAGAAGGCGCGGATAAACAGCTTTGAGGATCTTGCCTCTGCCCTGTCAGGCTGTGCATCTCAGGAGCCGTCTACTGTACAAGCTGCACAG CCTTTGCTAGGGAAGGCTTGTCT GGCATGA